A genomic window from Salvia splendens isolate huo1 chromosome 11, SspV2, whole genome shotgun sequence includes:
- the LOC121756419 gene encoding replication factor C subunit 2-like — MRGGISGFASNHLSIGFKQSRVARVLWLNEGSAMASASSSSSGPEIPWVEKFRPTKVSDIVGNQDAVARLQVIARDGNMPNLILAGPPGTGKTTSILALAHELLGPNYREAVLELNASDDRGIDVVRNKIKMFAQKKVTLPPGRHKIIILDEADSMTSGAQQALRRTMEIYSNSTRFGLACNTSSKIIEPIQSRCALVRFSRLSDQEILGRLMVVVAAEKVPYVPEGLEAIIFTADGDMRQALNNLQATNSGFGFVNQENVFKVCDQPHPLHVKNMVRQVIDGKFDDACAGLKQLYDLGYSPTDIITTLFRIIKNYDMPEYLKLEFMKETGFAHMRICDGVGSYLQMSGLLAKLALARETAKAA; from the exons ATGCGTGGCGGAATTTCTGGATTTGCTTCGAATCATCTTTCCATAGGATTTAAGCAGTCCCGCGTAGCGAGGGTTTTGTGGCTGAATGAAGGCTCTGCAATGGCGTCAGCATCTTCATCGTCGTCGGGGCCTGAGATCCCATGGGTGGAGAAGTTTCGCCCCACTAAGGTGTCTGATATCGTCGGCAATCAAGACGCCGTCGCCCGCCTCCAAGTCATCGCCCGCGATGGCAACATGCCCAATCTCATTTTGGCT GGTCCTCCTGGAACTGGTAAGACTACTAGCATATTGGCTCTTGCTCATGAGCTCCTCGGGCCAAATTATAGAGAGGCGGTCTTGGAGCTAAACGCATCAGACGATAG AGGAATTGATGTTGTGAGAAACAAAATAAAGATGTTTGCCCAGAAGAAAGTTACATTGCCCCCTGGAAGGCACAAGATTATAATTTTGGACGAAGCTGACAG CATGACTTCAGGAGCTCAACAAGCTTTGAGAAGGACGAtggaaatatattctaattctaCACGTTTTGGGCTAGCTTGCAACACTTCATCAAAGATTATTGAGCCTATTCAGAGTCGATGTGCTCTTGTTCGATTTTCTAGATTATCCGATCAAGAGATCCTTGGACGTCTCATGGTGGTGGTTGCAGCAGAAAAG GTACCTTATGTTCCAGAAGGTCTTGAAGCAATTATTTTCACTGCTGATGGTGATATGAGGCAAGCATTGAACAACTTGCAAGCCACAAATAGTGGATTTGGGTTTGTTAATCAAGAAAATGTTTTCAAG GTTTGTGATCAGCCCCATCCCTTGCATGTCAAAAATATGGTACGCCAAGTGATTGATGGGAAATTCGACGATGCTTGTGCTGGATTGAAGCAGCTCTATGATTTGGGCTATTCACCAACTGATATCATTACCACTCTATTCCGAATCATAAAGAACTATGATATGCCTGAGTATCTGAAGTTGGAATTTATGAAG GAGACAGGATTTGCTCATATGAGGATCTGTGATGGAGTTGGTTCATATCTTCAAATGTCTGGTTTGCTCGCGAAGCTTGCATTGGCCCGCGAAACAGCCAAGGCAGCTTAG
- the LOC121754899 gene encoding protein IQ-DOMAIN 25-like codes for MLHPSLISNTMGKAIKWFRGMWGLNKPDPNGGPPPKKRWSFPKGKLRRRSHAIDDEATSRQAVAVAAATAAIAEAAVAAVAHLTSAAAYGPQNGAVWEERAAVVIQSHFRGYLSRRALRALKALVKLQALVRGHFLRKHNAETLRQLQALMRAQARARAGRLSTEESTKPSHFNHTEKADHATHESPARAKMQRNNTNLVYDSDKSPSPWMERRKGEKAKAPWDFTRIARVDEEKGDKVLEVDTGKASTSPIGRAIIHSSHPSHISDQHTTWLSPSLSPLTVGLNANGSPFYTANNSPAYSSSVEGGSSKRGLFAPAKSSLSNCTEHPSYMAYTESSKAKARSLSAPKQRPRSERSSSQWERSKSVNRHRDGQKVQLSNVYPGSRRLDR; via the exons ATGCTTCACCCTTCACTCATCTCCAACACAATGGGCAAAGCTATCAAATGGTTTAGAGGTATGTGGGGCTTGAATAAGCCCGACCCGAACGGCGGCCCGCCCCCGAAGAAGAGATGGAGCTTTCCCAAGGGAAAACTCCGCCGTCGATCCCATGCGATCGACGACGAAGCGACGAGTAGGCAGGCAGTCGCCGTGGCCGCTGCCACCGCCGCCATAGCCGAGGCTGCCGTGGCCGCGGTGGCCCACCTCACCAGCGCCGCCGCGTATGGTCCACAAAACGGCGCCGTTTGGGAGGAGCGGGCGGCCGTTGTGATTCAATCTCATTTCCGTGGCTATCTC TCGAGAAGAGCTCTACGGGCGCTCAAGGCGTTGGTTAAGCTCCAAGCACTCGTTAGAGGCCACTTTTTGCGTAAGCATAATGCTGAAACGTTACGACAGCTTCAGGCACTTATGCGCGCCCAAGCCAGAGCACGGGCTGGCCGACTCTCCACTGAGGAGAGCACCAAGCCCTCCCACTTCAACCACACT GAGAAGGCGGATCACGCGACTCATGAATCCCCTGCCCGAGCCAAAATGCAGAGGAACAACACCAACCTCGTGTATGATTCAGACAAGTCGCCCTCGCCCTGGATGGAGAGGAGGAAAGGCGAGAAGGCGAAGGCGCCATGGGACTTCACTAGGATCGCCCGTGTGGATGAGGAGAAAGGAGACAAGGTTCTAGAAGTTGACACGGGGAAGGCAAGCACGAGCCCTATAGGCAGAGCCATCATCCACTCCTCTCACCCGAGCCACATATCCGACCAGCACACCACATGGTTAAGTCCGTCCCTAAGCCCTCTCACGGTAGGCCTAAATGCCAACGGAAGCCCCTTCTACACGGCCAACAACAGCCCGGCCTACTCATCATCGGTGGAAGGGGGGAGCTCCAAGAGGGGGCTGTTCGCGCCTGCCAAGAGCAGCCTGAGCAATTGCACGGAGCATCCGAGCTACATGGCTTACACAGAGTCCTCGAAGGCAAAGGCAAGGTCTCTCAGTGCACCGAAGCAGAGGCCACGGTCGGAGAGGTCTAGCTCCCAGTGGGAGAGATCGAAATCGGTGAATAGGCATAGAGATGGGCAGAAGGTGCAGTTGAGTAATGTGTATCCGGGGTCGAGGCGTCTGGACCGGTAA
- the LOC121753661 gene encoding 60S ribosomal protein L24-like: MVLKTELCRFSGAKIYPGRGIRFIRSDSQVFLFVNSKCKRYFHNRLRPAKLTWTAMYRKQHKKDAAAETVKKRRRTNKKPYSRSIVGATLEVIQKKRAEKPEVRDAAREAALREIKERIKKTKDEKKAKKAEVQSKQKGSGKANVPKGAGPKGPKIGGGGGKR; this comes from the exons ATGGTTCTCAA GACGGAGCTTTGCCGTTTTAGTGGTGCCAAGATTTATCCTGGAAGGGGCATTAGGTTTATTAGATCAGACTCACAG GTTTTCCTGTTTGTTAACTCAAAATGCAAGAGGTACTTCCACAATCGCCTGAGGCCTGCTAAGCTTACTTGGACTGCCATGTACAGAAAGCAACACAAGAAG GATGCTGCTGCTGAAACTGTGAAGAAGAGGCGCCGTACAAACAAGAAGCCCTACTCAAGGTCCATTGTTGGTGCGACCTTGGAGGTCATTCAGAAGAAACGGGCCGAGAAGCCAGAGGTCCGTGATGCTGCGCGTGAGGCTGCTCTACG TGAAATTAAGGAGAGGATTAAGAAAACAAAAGATGAAAAGAAGGCAAAGAAGGCTGAAGTTCAGTCCAAGCAAAAGGGTTCCGGCAAGGCCAATGTGCCCAAGGGAGCAGGACCCAAGGGCCCTAAGATTGGAGGTGGCGGCGGCAAGCGTTGA